One Hordeum vulgare subsp. vulgare chromosome 4H, MorexV3_pseudomolecules_assembly, whole genome shotgun sequence DNA window includes the following coding sequences:
- the LOC123451217 gene encoding aspartic proteinase nepenthesin-2-like, with the protein MGRSSGSLAVAMTTLVASVLILQLLLAPTPVSSSPAVLVPLLRTAVIRASPLLRNLVKAFLKEQATQGVMQLIWKAAGHLKNQLLGGVGADAAGLVVFDISIGTSPAQVISGVMDITSQLVWAQCAPCDACRTPVFRSAESASFSKIPCGSLTCPRVLGDGTACAGDADCTYNATYYGAGNQSNAYMVGSFATETFTFGATSVPGIVFGCVSSTTVQLSGGASALFGFGRGNISLVSQLGLSRFSYTLASDDADGSESVIRLGDAAVPQTQRSRSTPLLRSVMQPDLYYVGLSSIQVDGHDLDGIPAGTFDLQADGSGGVLLSSTWPATYLEETAYTALRRTLVSSIETQGVTPVDAQDVHQLCYRRWSFSGVRVPALTLVFDGVNATMEVKPENYFFKDGLEVCLTILPSKGGSVLGSLLQTGTNMIFDIGGGLLTFETPTP; encoded by the coding sequence ATGGGTCGGTCAAGTGGAAGCCTCGCAGTCGCCATGACGACGCTAGTAGCTTCCGTCCTCATCCTCCAGCTTCTCCTTGCGCCCACGCCCGTCTCGTCGTCGCCGGCCGTCCTGGTCCCGCTCCTCAGAACGGCCGTCATCCGCGCGTCCCCGCTCTTGAGGAACCTGGTCAAAGCTTTTTTGAAAGAGCAGGCGACGCAGGGCGTGATGCAGCTCATCTGGAAGGCGGCGGGGCACCTCAAGAACCAGCTTCTGGGGGGCGTGGGAGCCGACGCCGCCGGCCTGGTCGTCTTCGACATCTCCATCGGGACGTCTCCCGCGCAGGTCATCTCCGGGGTCATGGACATAACCTCCCAGCTAGTCTGGGCGCAGTGCGCGCCCTGCGACGCCTGCCGGACGCCTGTCTTCCGGTCCGCCGAGTCCGCGTCCTTCTCCAAGATCCCCTGCGGCAGCCTGACGTGCCCGCGCGTGCTGGGCGACGGGACTGCCTGTGCCGGCGACGCCGACTGCACGTACAACGCCACGTACTACGGCGCCGGCAATCAGTCCAACGCCTACATGGTCGGCTCCTTCGCCACCGAGACGTTCACCTTCGGCGCGACGTCCGTCCCAGGCATCGTGTTCGGCTGCGTGTCCAGTACCACGGTGCAGCTCTCCGGCGGCGCGTCCGCCTTGTTCGGCTTCGGCAGGGGGAACATCTCCCTCGTGTCGCAGCTCGGGCTCTCCAGATTCTCCTACACTCTGGCGTCCGATGACGCCGACGGCTCCGAGAGCGTGATCCGTCTCGGCGACGCCGCCGTGCCGCAGACTCAGCGCAGCCGTTCCACGCCGCTACTTAGAAGCGTCATGCAACCTGACCTGTACTACGTCGGGCTCAGCAGCATACAGGTCGACGGCCATGACCTCGACGGCATCCCGGCGGGGACTTTCGACCTCCAGGCGGACGGCTCCGGCGGGGTATTACTGAGCTCGACCTGGCCGGCGACCTACCTCGAGGAGACCGCATACACTGCCTTGAGGCGCACGCTCGTGAGCAGCATCGAGACTCAGGGTGTGACTCCGGTGGACGCCCAGGACGTCCACCAGCTGTGCTACAGGAGGTGGTCCTTCTCCGGCGTGAGGGTGCCGGCGCTAACGCTGGTGTTCGACGGCGTGAACGCGACGATGGAGGTCAAGCCCGAGAACTACTTCTTCAAGGACGGCCTGGAAGTGTGCCTGACCATACTGCCGTCGAAAGGTGGGTCAGTTCTCGGCAGCCTGCTGCAAACGGGCACCAACATGATCTTCGACATTGGCGGTGGCCTGCTCACGTTCGAGACGCCCACGCCCTAG